Genomic segment of Sinorhizobium meliloti:
AACGTCATTGCGAGCCTGATCCTCGCGGCGATCGCGCTGCGTGGTGCCTTGAAGGCGTCAGTTCAGGGTCGGGCGTCTTAACCTTACGGCTGCAGCTCGACATCCCAGTAGAGATAATCCATCCAGCTGTCATGCAGGTGGTTGGGCGGGAAAAGCCGGCCGTTATTGTGCAGATCCTGAACCGTCGGGTGATAGGGCTTCTGGTGCGGGAACATGCCGGCCTGCTTCGGCAGCTTGCTGCCCTTGCGCAAGTTGCAGGGAGAACAGGCGGCGACGACGTTTTCCCAGGTGGTCTGGCCGCCATGGGCACGCGGGACCACGTGGTCGAAGGTCAGGTCGTCCGGCGAGCCGCAATACTGGCACTCGAATTTGTCCCGCAGGAATACGTTGAACCGGGTGAAGGCCGGGTGGCGTGACGGCTGGACATAGCTCTTCAGACAGACGACGCTCGGCAGCCGCATCGAGAAACTCGGCGAGGAGACGGAGTGTTCGTATTCGGCGAGGATAGTCACACGGTCGAGAAAGACCGCCTTGATCGCGTCCTGCCAGGACCAGAGCGACAAGGGATAATAACTCAGCGGCCTATAGTCGGCGTTCAACACGAGCGCCGGCAGGGCCTGAGGTGAGACTGCAATCGTCAAGCGTATTCTCCTGAGCGATTCGGCATCTGCCTCTTCTATATTAGGCGCGTTGCGACAGGATTGTGAAGCCACAAAGAAAAGGGAGCAAAGGATCCGCTTTTTTCTTCAAGGCGTCACGGGAAGCGCATCGCGGCGCATCTCCTGCGCATAATAGGCCCAAAAAAGCCGCGCGGCGACACTGCGCCATGGCGACCAGCCGCCCGCGAGCGAATCGACCTCGCTTGCCGTCGGTCGCAGTTCGAGCCCCAGCGCATGGCCGATGGCATTCTGCAGGGCGACATCGCCGGCCGGGAACACATCCGGATGGCCGGCGCAGAAGAGCAGATAGACCTCGGCGGTCCAACGGCCTATGCCCTTGATCGCCGTCAGTTCGTGAATTGCCTTCATCGCTTCGGCGTTGCAGATGGCGTCGAGATCGATCTCGCCCGCGGTCGCGGCAGCGGCGACCCTTCTCAGCGTATCGGCCTTGGCCCGGGACAAGCCGAAGCGTCGGCAATCTTCGTCGTCGAGCGCAAGCACCGCGTCTGCGGTGATCTCGCCGAGCGAGGCCTCCATCCGGTTCCAGATCGCCGCCGCGCTCGCCTTCGAGACCATCTGGGAGACGATTATGTTGGCGAGGCCGCGGTAACCGGGGTCGGTGCGCCTCAAGGGTACCGGCCCCGCCTTGTCGATGACGTGTTCGAGCCGGGCATCGAGCATCACCAGACCGGCAAGACCGGCCTCTATATCCTCGTGCGTCCGGATGATCCGCATGCATCCTCCCACTGCATGTGTCCGGGATCGTCGCCGATTTATGGACGAAGCATGCAGGAATTCAAAGTGCTACAGATCCCTTGGTGCGCGGGAAGACGCACGGCCCTGTAGAAAGCGGGTGATCTTTACAACGCTTCCATGGCAAAGGAAAAGAATGCCGATTTCACGACCAGAACAACCGGTTTTTCGTTTCGCGCCGAGTCCCAACGGTCTCCTGCATCTCGGCCACGCCCTGTCGGCGATCCTCAATCACGACATGGCGGAAGCCATGGGCGGCCGTTTCCTGCTGAGGATCGAAGATATCGACCGGACGCGCTGCCGGCCGGAATTCGAGGCGGCGATCTTCGAGGACCTCGCCTGGCTCGGTCTCGATTGGGAAGAGCCGGTGCGGCGCCAATCCGAACATCTCGGCGTCTATGCCGCTGCGCTCGAGCGCTTGAACGCGATGGGCCTCGTCTATCCCGCCGTGATGACGCGCGGTGAAATAAGGGCGGCGGTGGCCGCGGCAGAGGCGAAGGGGCAAGCGTGGCCGCGCGATCCGGACGGGACACCGCTATATCCCGGCCGCGAGCGCGGCTTCACGCCGGACGAGCAGGCGGCTCTCCTGGCGAGCGGCCGCCCCTATGCCTGGCGTCTCGACATGGGAGAGGCCCTGCGGCGGGCCGGCGGGCCACTCACCTGGCGAGAAACGGGGTTGAGCTCGGGCGAAGCGGCCTCGGTCGGCGCCGATCCGGCCGCCTGGGGTGACGTCATCCTGTCGCGTTCGGATGCGCCGTCGAGCTATCATCTCTCGGTCGTGGTCGACGATGCCCTGCAGGGGATCACCCATGTCGTGCGCGGGCGCGACCTCTACCACGCGACATCGGTGCATCGCCTGCTGCAAAGCCTTCTCGGCCTGCCGCAGCCGGTCTATCACCATCATCGCCTCGTTCTCGGGCCGGACGGACGGAAACTGTCGAAAAGCAACAGCGACACCGGAATCGCCTCCTTCAGGGCTTCGGGGCACAGGCCTGCGGATGTCAGGGCCATGGTTCTCGGCGAACGATGAGGAGAGAAATTCGCAGCCTTACTCTCCTCGACCCCCCTGGAAACTGCGCCTGACCATGAGCTTCACCTTGTATTTCAGAATGGCAGCGTTGATTTCCGCGCCGATGATGAAGATCGCGCCAAGCATGTAGAGGAAGACCAGGACGATCATGATGGAAGCAAGCCCGGCATAGGTCGTCACGTAGTTGGAAAAATTGGCGATGTAGGAGGCGAAGGCGTAGCCGCCGACGGACCACAGCACGAGCGTGAGGAAGATGCCGGGCAGGACGTCGACGACGTTGCGGTGGCCGGCCGGCAGCCACAGATGCGCGACGAGCAAGCCTGCCGTCAGCATGGTCAGCGTCAGGGGCAAGCCCCAATCGTCCACCGCCGCCATCAGCGTATCCAGCCAGGGGAACCACTGATCCGCATTGCGGACCGCCAGAGGCACCGCGACCAGAAGAAGACTGAGGGCGGCGAGAATGAGCACGGCGCCGAGCACGAAGCCGAGGCTCGCGAGCCGCGTCACATACCAGTAGCGGCTTTCGGCAACCCTATAGGCGCGATTGAGCGCGATCCTCAATGCTTCGACGCCGTTCGACGCGAAATAGGCTGCAGCAAGAACGGAGATCGTAAGCAGGCTGCCGCGCGGGATGGTCAATACGCGCACGACTTCGTCGGCGACCGGCTTGGCGATCGATTCCGGCCAGGTGTCGAAGATCAGATGGACTGCCGTCTGCGCGAACTGATCGGCGCCCAGAAAACTGGCGAGCGCGGTGCCGAAGATCAGAAAGGGAAAGACGGCCATAAGGGAAGAAAGCGCCACGTGACTGGCCATCGCCCAGCCATCGTCCTCGCTGAAATGCCAGAGCGCATCAAACACGACCTTCCAGATGATGCGAACGAATGCCGGCATTCCGTCTCCCACTCTTTCACCAATCCCGCTCCTGATGAGGACCAGCCGGCGCAGTACCTGCGAACGGCCTTGACGTCACGTTCCGGTCCCAGCCATCGCCTTTGCAATTCAATTGTATCCCAACGATGAATATGGGAAATGGGGCTTGGATTTCTACAGGAATCGCGTGGATGCCGGATCGCCCCACAATCATCGTCACCGGTTGCTCGTCAGGCATCGGGGCCTATTGCGCCCGGGCGCTGCAGCGGGACGGCTGGCGGGTCTTCGCGACCGTGCGCCGGCCGGAGGACCAGGCGCCGCTGGAGGCCGAAGGCATCGAGACCTTCATCATGGACTATACCCGGCCGGAGACGATTGCCGCGCTGGTGGAAGCCGTGATGGCGCTGAGCGGCGGACGAATCGATGCGCTTTTCAACAATGGCGCCTACGGCCAGGCCGGCGCGGTGGAGGATCTGCCGACGGAGGCCTTGCGGCTCCAGCTCGAAACCAACGTCATCGGCTGGCACGACCTGACGCGGCGCGTCATCCCGGCGATGCGCGCCCGCGGGCATGGCCGCATCGTCCAGTGCTCGTCCATTCTCGGCCTCGTGCCCTATCGCTGGCGCGGCGCCTACAATGCCTCGAAGTTCGCACTCGAGGCGCTTTCGCTCACATTGAGGATGGAGCTCGCCGGCAGCGGCATCGGCGTGAGCCTGATCGAGCCCGGCCCGATCGCCTCGAAATTCACGACCAATGCGATCGCCTATATCGAGCGGTTCATCGATCTTGAGAATTCCGTCCATCGCGCGGAATACGAGCGGCAGATGCGGCGCCTGCGCGGCGAGAGCAAACCGGCAGCCGGCAAGCTCGGGCCCGACGCCGTTTATGCCGTACTGAAACACGCTTTGACGGCACGCCGTCCGAGGCCGCATTATATAGTGACAAGGCCGGCCAGGCAGGGAGCGTTTCTCAAAAAGCTCCTGCCGGCGGCACTGTTCTACCGCATCATCGGTCGTCTCGGCTGACCGAACCACAAGGATTTACGCCATGAACAGCTTCCTTACCGGTCTGACCCTGCTCGTCATGGGCCTGGTAGCGATCGTGCTGATCCGCGGCCTGCTCAACATGGCCAGGGGCGGCAGCGGCAACACCTCCAACAAACTCATGCAGGCCCGCGTGCTGTTCCAGGCCATCGCCATCGTGCTGATCATGCTGACGCTCTGGGTGACCGGCGGCGGCCGTCCGAGCTGAGGTAAAGCGACAGCATCATGGTGAAATTGAACAAGATCTACACCCGGACCGGCGACAACGGCACCACCGGCCTCGTCTCCGGCCCGCGCCGCCTGAAAAGCGACCTCAGGGTCGAGGCCTATGGCGCCATTGACGAGACGAATGCCTTTGTCGGCCTCGCCCGCCAGCACACGCATGCGATCCCGGATCTCGACGCGATGCTC
This window contains:
- a CDS encoding HNH endonuclease, producing the protein MTIAVSPQALPALVLNADYRPLSYYPLSLWSWQDAIKAVFLDRVTILAEYEHSVSSPSFSMRLPSVVCLKSYVQPSRHPAFTRFNVFLRDKFECQYCGSPDDLTFDHVVPRAHGGQTTWENVVAACSPCNLRKGSKLPKQAGMFPHQKPYHPTVQDLHNNGRLFPPNHLHDSWMDYLYWDVELQP
- a CDS encoding DNA-3-methyladenine glycosylase — its product is MRIIRTHEDIEAGLAGLVMLDARLEHVIDKAGPVPLRRTDPGYRGLANIIVSQMVSKASAAAIWNRMEASLGEITADAVLALDDEDCRRFGLSRAKADTLRRVAAAATAGEIDLDAICNAEAMKAIHELTAIKGIGRWTAEVYLLFCAGHPDVFPAGDVALQNAIGHALGLELRPTASEVDSLAGGWSPWRSVAARLFWAYYAQEMRRDALPVTP
- the gluQRS gene encoding tRNA glutamyl-Q(34) synthetase GluQRS yields the protein MPISRPEQPVFRFAPSPNGLLHLGHALSAILNHDMAEAMGGRFLLRIEDIDRTRCRPEFEAAIFEDLAWLGLDWEEPVRRQSEHLGVYAAALERLNAMGLVYPAVMTRGEIRAAVAAAEAKGQAWPRDPDGTPLYPGRERGFTPDEQAALLASGRPYAWRLDMGEALRRAGGPLTWRETGLSSGEAASVGADPAAWGDVILSRSDAPSSYHLSVVVDDALQGITHVVRGRDLYHATSVHRLLQSLLGLPQPVYHHHRLVLGPDGRKLSKSNSDTGIASFRASGHRPADVRAMVLGER
- a CDS encoding twin transmembrane helix small protein, whose product is MNSFLTGLTLLVMGLVAIVLIRGLLNMARGGSGNTSNKLMQARVLFQAIAIVLIMLTLWVTGGGRPS
- a CDS encoding SDR family oxidoreductase; its protein translation is MPDRPTIIVTGCSSGIGAYCARALQRDGWRVFATVRRPEDQAPLEAEGIETFIMDYTRPETIAALVEAVMALSGGRIDALFNNGAYGQAGAVEDLPTEALRLQLETNVIGWHDLTRRVIPAMRARGHGRIVQCSSILGLVPYRWRGAYNASKFALEALSLTLRMELAGSGIGVSLIEPGPIASKFTTNAIAYIERFIDLENSVHRAEYERQMRRLRGESKPAAGKLGPDAVYAVLKHALTARRPRPHYIVTRPARQGAFLKKLLPAALFYRIIGRLG
- a CDS encoding YihY/virulence factor BrkB family protein — encoded protein: MPAFVRIIWKVVFDALWHFSEDDGWAMASHVALSSLMAVFPFLIFGTALASFLGADQFAQTAVHLIFDTWPESIAKPVADEVVRVLTIPRGSLLTISVLAAAYFASNGVEALRIALNRAYRVAESRYWYVTRLASLGFVLGAVLILAALSLLLVAVPLAVRNADQWFPWLDTLMAAVDDWGLPLTLTMLTAGLLVAHLWLPAGHRNVVDVLPGIFLTLVLWSVGGYAFASYIANFSNYVTTYAGLASIMIVLVFLYMLGAIFIIGAEINAAILKYKVKLMVRRSFQGGRGE